In the Kaistella sp. 97-N-M2 genome, one interval contains:
- the lpxA gene encoding acyl-ACP--UDP-N-acetylglucosamine O-acyltransferase, producing the protein MVHQLAAVDKRAKIKKNVIVDPFTTIAADVEIGEGTWIGSNVTIMDGARIGKNCKIFPGTVISAVPQDLKFDGEDTQVMIGDGTTLRECVTVNRGTKALGYTKIGENCLIMATSHIAHDCVLGNNVIIANGCGIAGHVEIGDYAIMGGLSAIQQFGKIGKHAMISGGSLIRKDIPPYVKVGRDPISYAGINSVGLRRRGFTNEKIFEIQKIYRAIFQMKMNVSQAMSFVEKEMLPTAERDEILEFIKNSPSGIVKGYGTGKD; encoded by the coding sequence ATGGTACATCAATTAGCAGCCGTCGATAAACGCGCAAAGATTAAAAAAAACGTCATTGTAGATCCTTTTACAACCATTGCTGCTGATGTAGAAATCGGCGAAGGCACCTGGATCGGCTCCAACGTCACCATTATGGACGGAGCAAGAATTGGTAAAAACTGCAAAATTTTCCCCGGAACTGTTATTTCTGCCGTTCCACAGGATCTTAAATTTGACGGCGAAGACACGCAGGTAATGATCGGCGACGGCACCACACTGCGCGAATGCGTTACCGTAAATCGGGGGACAAAAGCTTTGGGATATACGAAAATTGGCGAAAACTGCCTCATCATGGCGACTTCACATATCGCCCACGACTGCGTTCTGGGAAATAATGTGATTATCGCAAATGGCTGCGGCATCGCCGGACATGTCGAAATTGGCGATTACGCCATCATGGGCGGGCTTTCCGCCATTCAGCAGTTCGGAAAAATTGGTAAACATGCCATGATTTCCGGCGGATCCCTCATCCGGAAAGACATTCCGCCCTATGTAAAAGTCGGCCGCGACCCGATTTCCTATGCAGGAATTAATTCGGTAGGCCTTCGCAGAAGAGGTTTTACAAACGAAAAGATCTTCGAAATTCAAAAAATTTACCGCGCAATTTTTCAGATGAAAATGAACGTCTCACAGGCGATGAGCTTTGTGGAGAAAGAAATGCTTCCCACTGCGGAACGCGACGAGATCCTCGAGTTCATCAAAAATTCCCCAAGCGGCATCGTAAAAGGCTACGGCACCGGAAAAGACTAA
- the efp gene encoding elongation factor P: protein MATSNDIKKGMCIEFSNDIFKVIEFMHVKPGKGPAFVRTKMKSVTNGKVLDNTFSAGHKIDEVKVITRKFQYLYEDDNGYHFMNNDDFTQIYIGKEMIENAQFMKAGEEVTIILKDSDESPLSAEIPPTVYLDVIEADPGVKGNTATNALKNAIVETGARVMVPLFIEAGDKIKVNTEDGSYLERVK, encoded by the coding sequence ATGGCAACAAGCAACGATATTAAAAAAGGAATGTGTATCGAATTCAGCAACGATATTTTTAAAGTTATCGAATTCATGCACGTTAAACCCGGCAAAGGGCCGGCCTTCGTAAGAACTAAAATGAAATCCGTAACCAACGGAAAAGTCCTCGACAATACTTTTTCCGCCGGTCACAAAATTGATGAAGTAAAGGTAATCACGCGAAAATTCCAGTATTTATACGAAGATGACAACGGCTATCACTTTATGAACAACGACGATTTTACACAAATTTATATCGGCAAAGAGATGATCGAAAACGCCCAGTTTATGAAAGCGGGCGAAGAAGTGACCATCATTCTGAAAGACAGTGACGAGTCCCCACTTTCCGCCGAAATCCCGCCAACCGTTTACTTAGACGTCATTGAAGCAGATCCGGGCGTGAAAGGAAACACGGCCACGAACGCCTTGAAAAACGCCATAGTAGAAACCGGCGCGCGCGTTATGGTTCCTCTGTTCATCGAGGCTGGCGACAAAATTAAGGTTAATACCGAAGACGGAAGTTATTTGGAACGCGTAAAATAA
- a CDS encoding LpxD N-terminal domain-containing protein, whose protein sequence is MTFNQPQTLRSIAEIIGAKMIGDEDFPVFGTNEIHRVKAGEIVFVNHPKYYEKALNSAATIILIDKEVDCPPGKALLISDDPFRDFNKINTHFKRIFNFTKELHDIEVGDGTHIHPSAVIGNEVQIGKNCLIFPNVVIGDGTIIGDNVTIQSGTVLGGDAFYYRKHNGEFDRLISVGNVIIQNRVEIGNNCTIDRGVTDSTIIGEGSVLDNQIQIGHDTVIGKRCMIASLTGIAGCCILEDEVTVWGQVGMASGVRVASGTVLLGKTGVNKDLKKGTYFGPLAEEFKDYLKKEIKLKNLQ, encoded by the coding sequence ATGACTTTTAACCAACCACAAACACTCAGATCCATCGCTGAAATCATCGGCGCAAAAATGATCGGCGACGAAGACTTTCCGGTTTTCGGAACCAACGAAATTCACCGCGTAAAAGCCGGCGAAATCGTGTTTGTGAATCATCCAAAATACTACGAAAAAGCCCTGAATTCCGCTGCGACTATTATTTTAATCGATAAAGAAGTAGATTGTCCTCCGGGAAAAGCACTTTTAATTTCGGACGATCCTTTTCGCGATTTTAACAAAATTAATACGCACTTCAAACGCATCTTTAATTTTACGAAAGAACTTCACGACATCGAAGTCGGCGACGGCACGCACATCCATCCGTCAGCAGTGATCGGCAACGAGGTGCAGATCGGCAAAAACTGTCTTATTTTCCCCAACGTGGTTATCGGCGACGGAACCATCATCGGCGACAACGTGACCATCCAAAGCGGAACCGTTTTGGGCGGCGATGCTTTTTATTATAGAAAACACAACGGCGAATTCGACCGTTTAATTTCCGTGGGAAATGTTATCATCCAAAACCGCGTAGAAATAGGGAACAACTGTACCATCGACCGTGGCGTTACAGATTCCACCATTATCGGCGAAGGTTCGGTTCTGGACAACCAGATCCAGATCGGTCACGATACTGTCATCGGGAAACGCTGCATGATCGCGTCTCTCACAGGAATTGCAGGCTGCTGCATTCTTGAAGATGAGGTAACGGTTTGGGGCCAGGTGGGCATGGCTTCCGGCGTGCGTGTCGCAAGCGGAACGGTTCTTTTAGGCAAAACCGGCGTCAACAAAGATCTGAAAAAAGGCACTTATTTCGGGCCGCTCGCGGAAGAATTCAAAGATTATCTCAAAAAAGAAATCAAACTCAAAAATCTGCAATAA
- a CDS encoding bifunctional UDP-3-O-[3-hydroxymyristoyl] N-acetylglucosamine deacetylase/3-hydroxyacyl-ACP dehydratase, giving the protein MSDQQKTLTEEVTLSGIGLHTGREVKLTIKPAKENTGFVFVRTDLEGRPHVEADVNYVTTTERGTTLEKLGVRIHTCEHLLAALVGCDIDNAIMEMNSAEPPILDGSSKFFVEAIEKAGISEQNAIREYLVVREVLSYTDPATGSELTIIPSDSYEVTTMVDFGTKVLGTQNATLKDISEFKNEISSARTFSFLHELEMLLDAGLIKGGDISNAIVYVDKELTPETADKLKKAFGKDDIAIRPNGILDNLTLNYPNEAARHKLLDVIGDLALVGVKIKGKVIANKPGHFVNTQFAKKLNRQWKLQKKKNVPDIDIYKEPVFDINGIMKLMPHRPPFLLIDKILELSDSHVVGLKNVTMNEPFFVGHFPKEPVMPGVLQVEALAQTGGILVLASVPDPENYSTYFIKIDKVKFKKKVVPGDTMVFKIELISPIRRGIVHMQGYGYVGDSVVVEAELMAQVAKNKTD; this is encoded by the coding sequence GTGAGTGATCAACAAAAAACTTTAACGGAAGAGGTTACCCTCTCCGGAATAGGACTTCATACCGGACGCGAAGTAAAACTGACCATTAAACCCGCGAAAGAAAACACTGGTTTTGTTTTTGTGAGAACGGATTTGGAAGGACGTCCACATGTGGAGGCCGATGTAAATTACGTAACTACAACCGAGCGGGGCACAACCCTGGAAAAACTAGGCGTGAGAATTCACACCTGCGAACATCTTCTTGCAGCATTGGTTGGCTGCGATATCGACAACGCGATCATGGAGATGAACAGTGCAGAACCGCCCATTTTGGACGGCTCTTCTAAGTTTTTTGTAGAAGCCATCGAAAAAGCGGGTATTTCTGAGCAGAATGCAATTCGCGAATATTTGGTAGTACGGGAAGTGCTTAGTTATACCGATCCGGCAACGGGTTCTGAACTGACAATTATCCCTTCCGACAGTTACGAAGTCACCACAATGGTCGATTTCGGCACAAAGGTTTTGGGCACGCAAAACGCTACTTTAAAAGATATTTCCGAATTTAAAAACGAAATTTCCTCCGCAAGAACCTTCAGTTTTCTGCACGAACTGGAAATGCTTTTAGACGCAGGTTTAATTAAAGGGGGCGATATTTCGAACGCGATTGTTTATGTAGATAAAGAATTAACGCCCGAAACCGCAGACAAACTTAAAAAAGCTTTCGGAAAAGATGATATCGCCATCCGACCGAACGGTATTTTAGATAATCTTACTTTAAACTATCCAAACGAAGCTGCGCGCCACAAATTGCTCGACGTTATTGGCGATCTGGCTTTGGTAGGAGTTAAAATTAAAGGTAAAGTAATTGCCAACAAGCCGGGGCATTTTGTAAACACCCAGTTTGCAAAAAAACTGAACAGACAGTGGAAACTGCAGAAAAAGAAAAATGTTCCCGATATCGATATTTATAAAGAACCGGTCTTCGACATCAATGGTATTATGAAATTAATGCCGCACCGTCCGCCTTTTCTTTTGATCGATAAAATCTTAGAACTTTCAGATTCGCATGTCGTCGGGTTGAAAAACGTAACGATGAACGAACCCTTCTTCGTCGGTCACTTCCCGAAGGAACCCGTGATGCCGGGAGTTTTGCAGGTCGAAGCTTTGGCACAAACCGGCGGAATTTTGGTCCTGGCCAGCGTGCCCGATCCCGAAAATTACTCTACATATTTTATTAAAATCGATAAAGTAAAATTCAAGAAAAAAGTAGTACCCGGCGATACCATGGTTTTTAAAATAGAACTAATTTCTCCCATCCGCCGCGGGATTGTTCACATGCAGGGTTATGGGTACGTTGGCGACAGTGTAGTTGTAGAAGCAGAATTGATGGCACAGGTCGCAAAAAACAAAACCGATTAA